Proteins from a genomic interval of Trichoderma breve strain T069 chromosome 2, whole genome shotgun sequence:
- a CDS encoding methyltransferase domain-containing protein encodes MNVQDIYTEVGKRYSAAAGGVEVRYADSVAKAFGYTKEELADIPQDANLGLSCGNPLAIATLREGETVIDLGSGAGFDVFLAARKVGESGRVIGVDMNEDMLKKAEALKASWGQKNVEFVRSQITRIALEDGIADCIISNCVVNLVPEEEKQLAFNEMFRLLKTGGRVAISDILAKGPLPDTIKKSMALYVGCIAGASEVGMYEKYLKEAGFNGIVIQDSGNDLNVYHNETSDNCSNSLPACNSDSAEQDRGCCTDTGCRPTESDAVNVRDIDFNEWTASYKIFAIKD; translated from the exons ATGAACGTTCAAGACATTTACACCGAAGTTGGCAAGCGGTACTCAGCCGCTGCAGGAGGAGTAGAAGTTCGATATGCCGATTCTGTGGCGAAAGCATTTGGGTATACAAAGGAGGAATTGGCAGATATTCCTCAGGATGCCAACTTGGGCCTCTCTTGTGGCAATCCTCTCGCGATCGCGACTCTGCGTGAA GGAGAAACCGTGATTGATCTTGGAAGCGGTGCTGGTTTTGATGTCTTCCTCGCCGCGCGAAAAGTAGGGGAAAGCGGCAGGGTTATTGGCGTGGACATGAACGAG GATATGCTTAAAAAGGCAGAGGCACTAAAGGCTTCATGGGGCCAGAAAAATGTTGAGTTCGTCCGGTCTCAGATCACGCGCATTGCTCTCGAAGACGGCATCGCGGAttgcatcatctccaattGCGTCGTCAATCTTGTCcccgaagaggagaagcagctcgCTTTTAATGAGATGTTTCGTCTCTTGAAAACGGGTGGACGGGTTGCCATTTCGGACATTCTTGCCAAGGGCCCGCTGCCAGATACTATCAAGAAGAGCATGGCTTTGTACGTCGGCTGCATTGCCGGAGCAAGCGAGGTGGGGATGTACGAGAAGTACCTGAAAGAAGCCGGCTTCAATG GCATCGTCATACAGGATTCGGGAAACGATTTGAATGTCTATCATAATGAGACATCCGATAACTGCTCCAACAGTCTCCCCGCTTGCAACTCTGATTCTGCGGAACAGGACAGAGGTTGCTGCACAGATACCGGTTGCAGGCCGACCGAAAGTGACGCGGTCAATGTTCGAGACATTGACTTCAATGAATGGACTG CTTCGTACAAGATATTCGCCATCAAAGATTGA
- a CDS encoding pyridine nucleotide-disulfide oxidoreductase domain-containing protein, whose protein sequence is MAAQKERVVVIGSGWAGYSLGYGIDHRKYDVTLISPENTSAVTPLLASAACGLFDPRLAHEPLRRRDFHAKYIKATVVDIDFDSQTLICQPAFEELKDERFNVEYDKVILVPGCRSNTFGIPGVAENAIFVKNVANANAVRSRLNDILEMASLPGTSEDRQRQLLHVAIVGGGPTGIEVAAELTDLFDGDVGVLFPHLKGKASVSVYDVAPQILAPFDQKLAEYACTALKTGKVNVKTNTHILKVTPNTIETQEDGATGYGMLIWATGNKSVPLIDQLNLRKTERGLVRILTDDHLNAFAPDGTVLPNVFALGDAGDIEGGTLPTTAEVAIQKADYIINLLNKNAKAPFEYKQRSLVTYTGRWDGVVQGKREYTGYGAWLSWRSGNFFWTRSWRRKILMGYAWFMDWLDGREIIRN, encoded by the coding sequence ATGGCCGCACAGAAAGAAAGAGTCGTTGTTATTGGAAGTGGCTGGGCTGGCTATAGCCTGGGCTACGGTATCGATCACAGAAAGTACGATGTCACTTTGATTTCGCCAGAAAATACTTCTGCAGTTACTCCACTGTTGGCAAGTGCTGCTTGCGGACTGTTTGACCCTCGATTGGCACATGAGCCCCTTCGGCGCAGGGATTTCCATGCAAAATACATCAAGGCTACGGTTGTCGACATCGATTTTGACTCTCAAACCCTCATTTGTCAACCAGCTttcgaggagctcaaggatgAGCGTTTTAATGTCGAATACGACAAGGTTATTCTTGTACCGGGATGCCGCAGCAACACTTTCGGCATCCCTGGTGTGGCGGAGAATGCCATCTTTGTCAAGAATGTTGCCAACGCGAACGCAGTTCGTAGCCGCTTGAACGACATTCTTGAAATGGCCTCACTTCCAGGAACATCGGAAGACCGTCAGAGGCAACTGCTGCACGTGGCTATTGTTGGTGGCGGTCCTACTGGTATCGAGGTCGCAGCTGAGCTAACCGATTTGTTTGACGGAGACGTTGGAGTCTTGTTTCCCCACTTGAAGGGCAAGGCGTCTGTCTCTGTGTATGACGTGGCTCCTCAGATTCTGGCACCATTCGATCAAAAACTGGCAGAATACGCTTGCACCGCCCTGAAAACCGGCAAAGTCAACGTTAAGACGAACACGCACATCCTCAAAGTTACCCCCAATACGATTGAAACTCAAGAGGATGGGGCTACCGGCTACGGTATGCTCATTTGGGCCACTGGAAACAAGTCTGTTCCTCTAATTGACCAATTGAACCTTCGTAAGACGGAGAGAGGATTGGTCCGGATCCTGACAGATGACCACCTCAATGCTTTCGCACCAGATGGCACCGTCCTGCCGAATGTATTCGCATTGGGAGATGCGGGAGATATTGAAGGCGGGACCCTCCCAACAACCGCTGAAGTTGCGATTCAAAAAGCAGATTATATCATCAACCTGCTCAACAAGAATGCTAAAGCCCCGTTTGAGTACAAACAGCGCTCTCTGGTGACATACACTGGACGATGGGACGGTGTAGTCCAAGGAAAACGTGAGTATACGGGTTATGGAGCATGGCTTAGTTGGAGATCTGGCAACTTTTTCTGGACCCGGTCATGGCGAAGGAAGATCTTGATGGGCTATGCATGGTTTATGGATTGgttggatggaagagaaatcATTCGCAACTAG
- a CDS encoding KR domain-containing protein, which translates to MSKPEPIAIIGTACRFAGPATSPSKLWDLLKSPQNNDLRRPVDDRFSTKGFHHRDGTYHGHTNATQAYLLDSDPAYFDADFFSVKPVEARALDPQQRLLLEVVYESLEAAGLPMRDLRGSDTGVFVGAMVDDYAAMLLRDLDDTPTYAATGTARSILANRISYAFDWHGPSVSLDTACSSSLVAVHMAVQTLRAGDSRVALACGSNIILGPENFVTESKLSMLSPDGQSRMWDAAANGYARGDGVAAVVLKTLSAALADGDHIECIIRETGLNQDGATPGITMPSSSAQEALIRQTYAKAGLDIVNNPEDRCQYFEAHGTGTPAGDPVEAKAIHDVFSSLQTPETPLYTGSIKTVLGHTEGTAGLAAVIKASLAIQHGSIPPNLLFNKLSDRVAPFYKNLEIATVAKPWPKCSVRRASCNSFGFGGANAHAILESFQEEADSAAAGEDTQSLFTPFVFSASSEASLRANLDQYREFLATDKAKALNIGDLAWTLRQRRSTLGWRASVTVPSPPTVEALLGALEDAPTVVKALPVALNKVLGVFTGQGAQWPRMGAGLIQQSKAARDFIQELDQHLSTLGSDAPDWSLEKELLSEASSSRVHEAAFSQPLCTAVQLLVVHLLRNTGVRFSAVVGHSSGEIAAAHAAGFLSARDAICIAYYRGLHLARLNEVQSASKQQGAMLAVGTSPEDAAELCSDDMFKGRIVVAAVNSATSVTISGDLEAIKELEVILQDEGTFNRRLKVDKAYHSHHMLPLFEPYVASLQKCGISPLAGESDCTWFSSVHSKPVAINGAAAVNLSDKYWAENLVQPVQFLQALTLASEAKLCDVLVEVGPHAALKGPTTHTIGNAPHHGSLARGSGDVESLSSLVGFLWSYLPPGTINLDAYERAITGQQEKRFKLVKNLPSYSWNHNTRFWHESRVSKKLRTRPENVHPLLGHAAPHSSPHDMSWNHRIRVSELDWLEGHRVQDQIILPAAGYVCTAIEAARQAAGEASIRLIDVYDFVIHQAVAFDQEDDARGGIEILVSLSDIERTKDHIRARFVYSIARPQRDDNLQLAASATVDVLLGEPDKALLPAKKNPLSHAIEVDPEPFYSALLDLGYGFSGRFQSLSELRRKNRRSGCQMRRERQEDEAGLLIHPIELDAALQSVMLAHSYPYDQELTIMHLPTTIRHVRLNPACWGADGGNVFPIESQLTKANASGITGQSAIYSASTPSHAAVQLQDATFLPLGAARIEERKVFSKVDWIPSLPDGIAAATLATESDSRFIRLLERISIYYLRQFDRDVSADSPKRREAPESWYLNFAKHVVSVVDAGQHKWAEDSWKNDTRADLDAAAREAGLEDTPDVQIMHLVGTQMPRVFAGETTMIEQFRADGSDILDRYYAGGFGFRETADWVGQAVKQLVDRYPHLNMLEIGAGTGSATKAVFGRINKSFKSYTYTDLSPSFFERAGNTFSTQKDRMIFKTLDIGRDPAAQGFATGTYDLVVAYLVLHATPDLEVCIANARKLLRPGGFLVVGEGLDAWDGIASGGFIFGPLDGWWLGAGTHENRTLSPHVTAAEWDRILRKTGFSGIDARTPVEFEGIFSKVGFVAQAIDDTVRFLRQPIEAPRQQDVVDKLVLVGGKTPRTEKLIKGLSDIFTSRKLARQVHHFSSLQTVDHSIADASSTVLSLSELDMPVFEDITLRNDTEAFEGVRRMFGAGKTLLWVTNGRVESTPFSNMTVGFGRVAENETPDLFLQQLDVIDPDSVQPEVLAEALLRLHHFAAEKNSGRDTGGTVWSSEPEVIIEQNGRQLLSRIRPISEVNDRYMSARRTVTRPRDLSKQSAAVVLESTASAGQETGPTVALREFPGQNPFIESLSDAGTTVSEASVELQTVLSTSSAIRCGALGYMFVVLGAQADGKRYLVLSSSLAPRLRVPASSAVAVPDNGDDHTTLAALSAHLIATEIIRPLTGLKAVLVAHNPPPLVSVALRIQSEIQGIQVVFTTDSADGDDSWIRLPPFATQSDMGELLLQLPTIPSAFVGFSSQDGLDGEATLVSALQSQNRSLVILSTDSLSSSVGTANRAVSPAALGTLLSKALADVKASAQTGYPAPITERLEDLVEGTARLQEGPESLSLIDWTVSSALPVRISRLDAKPMFKADKTYWVVGMSRALGLALADWMIDAGVKTLVMTSRTPDISADWLAMHERKGVKVVVLPCDVTDEAALHKAHAQIVSTLPEIVGVIHGAMVLRDTSILKMTFDQLIDVLRPKIIGGLNLDRLFAKTNLDFFVLVSSINCVIGNHGQANYAAANTFLCGLAGARRKRGLRAATVNGGAILGAGYMQRELARGELDAIVRRYRMMRMSDGDWCQSICEGIDACRLESPVGPELTTSIADVDFDEAGALDAPLWCKNPKFSAFVVVNDGRDDQADAGNVATASVGERLRQCQSLDDAREVVKEAFAAQVRTALGLDASTTDQELMASRSTDLGIDSLVSVDLHSWFLRNLQVNVPTLSIMGSGSLADLVQHAVENLPTELLAASDDSSAQSSGGSTPSRTSGSATSVSDEGDKKAKPAEISVDWEAETKVPADMLGELVDSRVGGKPTATGVVILTGCTGLLGRHLLRHLLAHPSVTQVHCLAVRNLDQRLAKGSLPSNQRAVYHAGDLGKPFFGLSESTAQSVFDSAFAVIHCGADTSHVKHFMDVRASNLGSTMQIARECLRRHIPMYYVSSAGLGMLHKNSKEDGFPAAHIDIPEEMIPDGTEGYMCSKWASEKFLEQACALTNLRVEIHRPSTIVREGSDAVGDEAEKDWVNAFIKYARILGAAPESRRNRGFMDLVLVDTVCNGIIGRMFDDSQSAVVVERNDVTYFNEVGDEVIALDGLKTIGQNGQPDGEALKVLPREEWTKRAVAAGLHPGVGVLIETMDEAGVNYPRLWRGMSGRRV; encoded by the coding sequence ATGTCTAAACCCGAGCCCATCGCCATTATTGGTACGGCCTGCCGCTTTGCTGGCCCGGCCACTTCACCTTCTAAGCTCTGGGACCTACTTAAGTCACCACAGAACAATGACTTGCGGCGTCCTGTTGACGACCGCTTCAGCACCAAAGGCTTCCATCATCGCGATGGCACTTATCATGGACACACCAACGCCACACAAGCGTATCTCCTTGATTCGGATCCGGCTTACTTCGACGCCGATTTCTTTAGTGTCAAGCCCGTCGAGGCCCGGGCTCTCGACCCACAGCAGCGGCTGCTCCTTGAAGTAGTCTATGAGTCGCTCGAGGCAGCCGGTCTGCCGATGCGGGACCTCCGTGGCAGTGACACCGGCGTTTTCGTCGGAGCCATGGTGGACGACTATGCCGCCATGCTGCTGAGAGATCTTGATGACACACCTACCTATGCTGCCACTGGTACTGCTCGTAGTATCCTGGCCAACCGTATTTCATACGCCTTCGACTGGCATGGCCCGTCTGTCTCACTCGATACGGCCTGTTCGTCGAGTTTGGTAGCCGTCCATATGGCAGTGCAGACGCTACGAGCTGGAGACAGCCGTGTGGCCCTCGCCTGTGGTAGCAATATTATCCTGGGACCCGAGAACTTCGTTACTGAGAGTAAATTGTCTATGCTTTCCCCCGACGGCCAGAGCCGTATgtgggatgctgctgccaacggcTACGCTCgaggtgatggtgttgccgcCGTGGTGCTCAAGACACTGAGCGCTGCCCTCGCGGATGGTGACCATATCGAGTGCATTATTCGTGAAACGGGCCTGAACCAGGACGGTGCTACCCCTGGTATCACCATGCCCAGCTCATCCGCCCAGGAGGCTTTGATCCGACAAACTTATGCCAAGGCTGGCCTTGACATTGTAAACAACCCAGAAGATCGCTGCCAGTACTTTGAAGCCCACGGAACTGGTACACCAGCTGGTGACCccgtcgaggccaaggccattcACGACGTCTTCAGCTCTCTTCAGACGCCAGAAACTCCCCTATATACCGGCTCAATAAAAACTGTTTTGGGTCATACTGAGGGTACTGCCGGATTGGCAGCTGTCATCAAGGCATCTCTGGCAATCCAGCACGGCAGCATCCCGCCCAACCTTTTGTTTAACAAGCTCAGCGACCGAGTTGCCCCCTTTTACAAGAACCTTGAGATCGCAACGGTCGCCAAGCCGTGGCCCAAGTGCTCCGTGAGGCGAGCCAGCTGCAACAGCTTCGGATTTGGTGGTGCCAATGCGCACGCCATCCTGGAGTCTTTCCAAGAGGAAGCGGActccgcagcagcaggagaggaCACCCAATCCCTCTTCACCCCCTTCGTtttctcagcatcatccGAGGCTTCTCTCCGAGCAAACCTCGATCAATATCGCGAGTTCCTTGCCACcgacaaagccaaagccctCAACATTGGCGATCTCGCCTGGACACTGCGTCAACGTCGGTCGACCCTCGGCTGGCGAGCTTCTGTCACTGTCCCATCCCCACCAACCGTCGAGGCGCTGCTCGGCGCACTCGAGGATGCTCCAACTGTAGTCAAGGCTCTTCCTGTGGCCTTGAACAAGGTCCTGGGAGTCTTCACTGGTCAGGGCGCTCAGTGGCCGCGTATGGGCGCTGGTCTTATCCAACAGTCCAAGGCGGCGCGCGACTTCATTCAGGAGTTGGACCAGCATCTCTCCACCCTCGGCAGCGATGCTCCAGATTGGTCTCTTGAGAAAGAGCTGCTTTCcgaagcttcttcctctcgcgTTCACGAGGCCGCATTCTCACAGCCTCTCTGCACGGCAGTCCAGCTCCTGGTCGTCCATCTGCTGCGCAATACCGGCGTCCGCTTCTCTGCCGTTGTTGGTCACAGTTCAGGAGAAATCGCCGCTGCCCACGCCGCGGGTTTCCTCTCGGCCCGTGATGCTATTTGCATCGCATACTACCGTGGTCTTCACCTTGCCCGACTCAATGAAGTTCAAAGCGCTTCTAAGCAACAGGGTGCTATGCTGGCAGTCGGCACCTCTCCTGAGGACGCTGCCGAGCTGTGTTCCGATGACATGTTCAAGGGCCGTATCGTCGTGGCCGCCGTCAACTCGGCCACCAGCGTTACTATTTCGGGTGACTTggaggccatcaaggagctggaggttATCCTGCAAGACGAGGGCACCTTCAACCGCCGCCTCAAGGTGGACAAGGCATACCACTCGCACCACATGCTCCCACTGTTCGAGCCATATGTGGCCTCGCTCCAGAAATGCGGTATCTCGCCTCTTGCTGGAGAGTCGGACTGCACTTGGTTCTCCAGCGTCCACAGCAAGCCTGTGGCCATCAACGGCGCCGCTGCTGTGAACCTCAGTGACAAGTACTGGGCAGAGAATCTTGTCCAACCCGTCCAGTTCTTGCAAGCCCTCACTCTCGCTTCAGAAGCCAAGCTGTGCGATGTCCTGGTCGAGGTCGGCCCTCACGCTGCCCTCAAGGGTCCCACCACTCACACCATTGGAAATGCTCCCCATCATGGATCGCTCGCTCGTGGATCCGGCGATGTCGAGTCTTTGTCTTCCCTCGTGGGTTTCCTCTGGTCGTATCTGCCTCCTGGAACCATCAACCTCGACGCTTACGAGCGGGCCATCACCGGCCAGCAAGAGAAGCGATTCAAGCTCGTCAAGAACCTCCCCTCCTACAGCTGGAACCACAACACGCGCTTCTGGCACGAGTCTCGAGTCTCCAAGAAACTGCGAACGAGACCTGAGAATGTCCACCCGCTGCTTGGCCACGCAGCACCTCACAGCAGCCCTCACGACATGAGCTGGAATCACCGTATCCGAGTCTCTGAGCTGGATTGGTTGGAGGGACATCGTGTCCAGGATCAAATCATTCTTCCAGCTGCAGGCTATGTGTGCACTGCCATTGAAGCAGCCCGCCAGGCCGCTGGTGAAGCATCGATCCGGCTTATTGATGTGTACGACTTCGTCATCCACCAGGCTGTCGCTTTCGACCAAGAGGACGACGCACGTGGTGGCATCGAAATCCTCGTCAGTCTCTCCGATATTGAGCGAACCAAAGATCACATCCGTGCCAGGTTCGTCTACTCGATTGCTCGACCTCAACGCGACGACAACCTCCAGCTGGCTGCGAGCGCCACTGTCGACGTTCTGCTCGGAGAACCGGACAAGGCCCTGCTCCCTGCGAAGAAGAACCCATTGTCTCACGCCATTGAGGTTGATCCCGAACCCTTCTACTCCGCGCTGCTGGACCTTGGCTATGGCTTCTCGGGCCGTTTCCAGTCGCTGTCAGAACTGCGCAGGAAGAACCGCCGCTCAGGCTGCCAGATGCGCCGGGAGCGTcaagaggacgaggccggTCTGTTGATCCATCCTATCGAGCTCGATGCCGCGCTGCAGTCCGTCATGTTGGCACACAGCTACCCATACGATCAGGAGTTGACTATCATGCATCTGCCCACCACAATTCGACATGTTAGACTCAACCCGGCCTGCTGGGGCGCCGATGGTGGCAACGTGTTCCCCATTGAATCACAACTGACCAAGGCCAATGCATCGGGTATCACCGGCCAAAGTGCCATCTACAGTGCCTCAACCCCGTCTCATGCTGCCGttcagcttcaagatgcgACATTCCTTCCTCTCGGTGCTGCTCGTATTGAGGAACGCAAGGTCTTCTCCAAAGTAGACTGGATCCCCTCCCTTCCTGACGGTATCGCAGCCGCCACCCTAGCCACCGAATCCGACTCGCGTTTCATCAGGCTCCTGGAGCGTATCTCCATCTACTACCTCAGGCAGTTCGACCGCGACGTCAGTGCTGATTCCCCCAAGCGCCGTGAGGCTCCAGAGAGTTGGTACCTGAACTTTGCGAAACACGTCGTCAGCGTTGTCGACGCTGGACAACACAAATGGGCTGAGGACAGCTGGAAGAATGACACCCGAGCCGACCTCGACGCTGCTGCCCGAGAGGCAGGGCTTGAGGACACGCCTGATGTGCAAATCATGCACCTCGTGGGAACGCAGATGCCGCGCGTGTTTGCGGGAGAGACAACAATGATCGAGCAGTTCCGTGCCGATGGCTCCGATATTCTGGACCGCTACTACGCGGGCGGCTTCGGTTTCCGTGAGACGGCCGATTGGGTTGGCCAGGCAGTCAAGCAGCTTGTCGACCGCTACCCTCACTTGAACATGCTCGAGATCGGAGCGGGTACAGGTTCAGCCACGAAGGCAGTGTTTGGCAGAATCAACAAGTCCTTCAAGTCGTACACTTACACCGATCTGTCGCCCTCTTTCTTCGAAAGGGCCGGAAACACCTTCAGCACCCAGAAGGATCGCATGATCTTCAAGACGCTCGATATTGGACGTGATCCCGCCGCTCAAGGCTTCGCCACGGGCACTTACgacctcgtcgtcgcttACCTTGTCCTTCACGCCACGCCTGATCTCGAGGTCTGCATTGCCAACGCACGCAAACTCCTCCGGCCTGGCGGTTTCTTGGTCGTGGGTGAGGGTCTGGATGCGTGGGACGGCATTGCCAGTGgtggcttcatctttggcccCTTGGACGGATGGTGGCTCGGCGCTGGTACGCATGAGAACCGCACTCTGTCGCCGCATGTCACGGCCGCCGAGTGGGATCGCATCCTGCGTAAGACAGGCTTCTCTGGCATCGACGCACGCACGCCCGTTGAGTTCGAGGGCATCTTCAGCAAGGTCGGCTTCGTCGCGCAGGCCATCGACGACACAGTCCGCTTCCTCCGACAGCCCATCGAGGCTCCTCGACAACAAGATGTCGTTGACAAGTTGGTTCTCGTCGGTGGTAAGACACCACGCACTGAGAAACTCATCAAAGGCCTCAGCGACATCTTCACCTCGCGCAAGCTCGCACGCCAGGTGCACCACTTCTCCTCTTTGCAAACTGTTGATCACAGCATCGCAGATGCTTCTTCCACGGTTCTCAGTCTAAGTGAGCTCGATATGCCCGTCTTCGAGGACATCACCCTGCGCAACGACACCGAGGCTTTCGAGGGAGTGCGACGCATGTTCGGCGCGGGCAAGACGCTCCTTTGGGTTACAAACGGAAGAGTTGAATCAACGCCCTTTTCGAACATGACAGTCGGCTTCGGGCGTGTGGCGGAGAACGAGACGCCTGACCTGTTCTTGCAGCAGCTAGACGTAATTGATCCCGACAGCGTCCAGCCTGAGGTCCTGGCCGAGGCGCTGTTGCGTTTGCATCACTTTGCAGCTGAGAAGAACAGTGGCAGAGACACTGGCGGCACCGTTTGGAGCTCCGAACCCGAGGTCATCATCGAGCAGAATGGCCGTCAGCTTCTCTCAAGAATCAGACCCATTTCCGAGGTCAATGACAGATACATGTCCGCACGTCGCACTGTTACACGCCCACGAGATCTTAGCAAGCAGTCTGCGGCTGTTGTGCTGGAGTCCACAGCTTCTGCTGGTCAGGAGACTGGGCCTACTGTTGCTCTTCGGGAGTTCCCAGGCCAGAACCCCTTCATCGAGAGTCTCAGCGACGCAGGAACAACTGTTTCAGAAGCCTCCGTCGAGCTACAGACGGTTCTTTCCACGTCATCTGCTATCCGATGCGGCGCCCTGGGCTACATGTTTGTGGTGCTTGGAGCGCAAGCTGATGGGAAACGATACCTCGTTCTCAGCAGCTCTCTCGCTCCTCGTCTGAGAGTGCCTGCCTCATCAGCCGTGGCTGTTCCTGACAATGGGGACGATCACACTACGCTGGCAGCTCTCTCGGCGCATCTGATCGCCACGGAAATTATCCGCCCCCTGACGGGACTCAAGGCAGTTCTGGTCGCTCACAACCCGCCACCTCTTGTGTCAGTAGCACTTCGCATCCAGTCCGAGATTCAGGGCATACAGGTCGTGTTCACAACGGATTCTGCTGACGGTGACGATTCTTGGATCCGCCTGCCTCCGTTTGCAACGCAGTCTGACATGGGCGAATTATTGCTGCAACTCCCTACCATCCCGTCTGCCTTTGTTGGCTTCTCCAGCCAagatggccttgacggcgAGGCAACCTTGGTCAGCGCCTTACAAAGCCAGAACCGCTCACTTGTTATTTTGAGCACTGATTCCCTAAGCTCGAGCGTTGGTACAGCGAACCGGGCTGTTTCTCCTGCTGCCCTGGGAACTCTGCTGAGCAAGGCACTCGCCGATGTAAAGGCCTCAGCTCAGACTGGTTACCCTGCCCCGATTACCGAGCGTCTTGAAGACCTCGTTGAGGGAACCGCTCGTCTTCAGGAAGGTCCTGAGTCGCTGAGCTTGATCGACTGGACAGTTAGCTCGGCTCTTCCTGTACGCATTAGCCGTCTCGATGCCAAGCCCATGTTCAAGGCCGATAAGACCTACTGGGTTGTCGGTATGTCCCGTGCCTTGGGTCTCGCTCTCGCCGACTGGATGATCGATGCGGGTGTCAAAACACTGGTCATGACAAGTCGAACGCCCGATATCTCTGCAGACTGGCTGGCGATGCATGAGCGCAAAGGCGTTAAGGTCGTTGTCCTCCCTTGCGATGTGACTGATGAAGCGGCTCTGCACAAAGCTCACGCTCAGATCGTCAGCACCCTCCCAGAAATCGTCGGTGTTATCCATGGTGCCATGGTTCTCCGAGACACGTCAATCCTCAAGATGACATTTGACCAGCTGATCGACGTGCTCCGTCCCAAGATCATTGGTGGTCTCAACTTGGACCGTCTGTTTGCCAAGACAAACCTCGACTTCTTTGTTCTCGTGTCTTCCATCAACTGCGTCATTGGCAACCACGGTCAAGCCAACTACGCTGCCGCCAATACATTCCTCTGCGGACTTGCCGGAGCGAGACGGAAGCGCGGACTCCGCGCTGCAACGGTCAATGGTGGTGCCATTCTCGGTGCGGGTTACATGCAGCGAGAGTTGGCTCGTGGCGAGCTCGACGCTATTGTCCGCCGATACCGCATGATGCGCATGTCAGACGGTGATTGGTGCCAGTCCATCTGCGAGGGTATCGACGCATGCCGTCTGGAGAGTCCTGTTGGACCCGAGCTGACCACGTCCATTGCTGACGTTGATTTCGACGAGGCGGGTGCCCTTGACGCGCCACTATGGTGTAAGAACCCCAAGTTCAGTGCGTTTGTCGTCGTCAACGACGGCCGTGATGATCAGGCAGACGCTGGTAATGTTGCTACTGCGAGCGTTGGGGAGCGGCTGCGACAGTGCCAGTCGCTGGACGACGCGAGAGAGGTCGTTAAGGAGGCTTTCGCCGCTCAAGTGCGCACTGCCTTGGGCCTGGACGCTTCCACGACGGACCAAGAACTCATGGCTTCGCGTTCAACCGACCTCGGTATCGACTCGCTGGTCTCTGTGGACCTTCACTCGTGGTTCCTGCGCAATCTCCAGGTCAACGTACCAACCCTGAGTATCATGGGAAGCGGAAGCCTGGCAGATCTCGTCCAGCATGCCGTGGAGAATCTGCCCacggagctgctggccgcTTCCGATGATAGCAGCGCGCAGAGCTCTGGAGGCTCTACTCCTTCCCGAACTTCGGGCAGCGCCACCTCGGTCTCTGATGAGGGGGACAAGAAGGCCAAGCCGGCAGAGATCTCGGTCGACTGGGAGGCAGAGACTAAGGTACCAGCTGACATGCTCGGAGAACTCGTCGACTCTCGCGTTGGTGGAAAACCCACGGCAACCGGAGTTGTGATCCTGACGGGTTGCACCGGTCTTCTCGGCCGGCACTTGCTCAGACACCTCTTGGCCCATCCCTCCGTCACTCAAGTTCACTGTCTGGCGGTGCGTAACCTCGACCAGCGACTCGCAAAGGGCTCTCTGCCGTCAAACCAGCGCGCCGTTTACCACGCTGGTGACCTTGGCAAGCCATTCTTTGGCCTCTCAGAGTCGACGGCGCAGTCCGTTTTCGATTCGGCCTTTGCTGTCATCCACTGCGGTGCAGACACTTCGCATGTTAAGCACTTCATGGACGTCCGGGCATCAAACCTGGGCTCGACTATGCAGATCGCGCGCGAGTGTCTAAGGCGTCACATTCCGATGTACTACGTGTCGTCGGCGGGTCTGGGTATGCTGCACAAGAACAGCAAGGAGGATGGTTTCCCTGCGGCGCACATTGATATACCAGAGGAAATGATCCCCGATGGAACTGAAGGTTACATGTGCAGCAAGTGGGCGAGCGAGAAGTTCCTCGAGCAGGCGTGTGCGCTGACCAATCTGCGCGTCGAGATCCATCGCCCTTCGACCATTGTGCGTGAGGGAAGCGATGCTGTCGGcgatgaggcagagaaggACTGGGTCAACGCCTTTATCAAATATGCTAGGATTCTGGGGGCGGCGCCCGAGTCTCGACGCAACAGGGGATTCATGGACCTCGTGCTCGTCGATACAGTGTGCAACGGCATTATTGGGCGCATGTTTGACGACAGCCAGTCTGCCGTGGTTGTCGAGCGCAACGACGTGACTTACTTCAACGAGGTGGGAGACGAAGTGATTGCTCTCGATGGTCTGAAGACTATTGGTCAAAATGGACAGCCCGACGGCGAGGCCCTCAAAGTGCTTCCCAGAGAGGAATGGACGAAGCGTGCTGTGGCCGCCGGTCTGCATCCTGGTGTTGGTGTGCTCATTGAGACAATGGATGAGGCTGGTGTCAACTACCCGAGATTGTGGAGGGGTATGAGCGGTCGTCGAGTTTGA